One window of Acidobacteriaceae bacterium genomic DNA carries:
- a CDS encoding class I SAM-dependent methyltransferase, whose product MFSRFGKDRTSGSGGHSADRVRPSRGWADVLAFLKASESLRVLDFGTTSPANINFLTSLGHSVYMANVVQDANKPEWKLPSDDGADVYDVAGFVKSSFDFSGRDFDVILLWDTANYLPGPLVPAMFERLHKVLRPQGRLLALFHGKAEGPDTTFSRYQLTDSDQLHVTSAGDYPVRQIYQPRDIEKLIEKFSSSRFFLGKDNTREVIAIR is encoded by the coding sequence ATGTTCAGCAGATTTGGCAAGGACCGCACGTCGGGATCTGGCGGGCATAGCGCAGATCGGGTGCGACCATCACGCGGGTGGGCGGACGTACTGGCCTTCTTGAAGGCAAGCGAGAGTCTGCGCGTGCTGGACTTCGGAACAACTTCTCCCGCAAACATTAATTTTCTGACCTCGCTGGGTCACAGCGTCTATATGGCCAATGTCGTTCAGGACGCCAATAAACCGGAATGGAAGTTGCCGTCTGACGATGGTGCGGATGTATATGATGTCGCAGGGTTCGTGAAATCCAGCTTCGACTTTTCCGGACGGGACTTTGACGTCATCCTGTTATGGGATACGGCGAACTATCTGCCAGGGCCGCTGGTGCCGGCGATGTTTGAACGTCTGCACAAGGTGCTGCGGCCGCAGGGGAGACTACTGGCGCTCTTTCATGGAAAAGCCGAGGGCCCGGACACGACGTTCTCACGGTATCAGCTAACGGACAGCGACCAATTGCACGTCACCTCTGCCGGCGATTATCCCGTGCGCCAGATCTATCAGCCCCGTGACATTGAAAAACTGATAGAAAAATTCAGCAGTAGCCGATTTTTTCTCGGGAAGGACAACACGCGCGAAGTTATTGCGATCCGCTGA
- the menC gene encoding o-succinylbenzoate synthase, which translates to MKIEALTLREINMPLAHPFETSFGVTTGRRILLVEIEAEELSAWGECVAGEHPYFSDEMIDTAWHIAETELAPRLLKSELESGRDCPAIFEQVRGHRMAKAALENAVWELDAMRQGVPLAKLLGGTRKTIPCGVSIGIQPTIEQQMEKIETELAAGYQRIKLKCKPGWDEKVFERVRERWPKIMLSCDANSAYRLDDADRIATWDRFNLLMIEQPLWYDDFYFHRELQKKLKTAICLDECIRNRRDAQAALELGSGRIINIKVGRVGGFTEALAIHDVAQQHGVPVWCGGMLETGIGRAQNIALSSLPNFSLPGDVSASSRYWSEDIIEPAVTVSPKGEIDVPWNKPGRGYEIDRERIERVTVRRLRLQA; encoded by the coding sequence ATGAAGATTGAGGCATTGACGTTGCGTGAGATTAATATGCCGCTCGCGCATCCGTTTGAGACCAGCTTCGGCGTAACTACGGGGCGGCGAATTCTGCTGGTGGAGATTGAAGCAGAGGAGTTATCCGCCTGGGGTGAGTGCGTCGCGGGTGAGCATCCCTACTTCTCCGACGAGATGATCGATACCGCCTGGCACATCGCGGAAACAGAACTTGCGCCGCGCCTGTTGAAATCTGAGCTCGAGAGCGGTCGCGACTGCCCTGCCATCTTCGAGCAGGTGCGCGGGCATCGGATGGCGAAAGCCGCCCTTGAAAACGCCGTGTGGGAGCTCGACGCGATGCGGCAGGGCGTGCCGCTCGCAAAGCTGCTGGGCGGAACGCGCAAGACGATTCCTTGCGGCGTTTCCATCGGAATCCAGCCGACCATCGAGCAACAGATGGAAAAGATCGAGACCGAGCTCGCCGCCGGCTATCAGCGGATCAAGCTCAAATGCAAGCCGGGCTGGGATGAAAAAGTCTTCGAGCGCGTTCGTGAACGCTGGCCAAAAATAATGCTGAGCTGTGATGCGAATTCGGCCTATAGGCTTGATGATGCCGATCGCATCGCAACGTGGGATCGTTTCAACCTGCTGATGATCGAGCAGCCTCTCTGGTACGACGACTTTTACTTCCACCGCGAGCTTCAGAAGAAACTGAAGACCGCAATCTGTTTGGACGAGTGTATTCGCAACAGGCGCGATGCGCAGGCAGCACTGGAGCTCGGCAGCGGACGGATCATCAATATCAAGGTAGGGCGGGTGGGCGGCTTCACCGAAGCGCTTGCGATCCACGACGTCGCGCAGCAGCACGGAGTCCCGGTCTGGTGTGGTGGCATGCTCGAGACTGGCATAGGACGCGCGCAGAACATCGCGCTATCGTCACTGCCTAACTTCTCGCTTCCAGGAGATGTCTCCGCATCGAGCCGTTACTGGAGCGAGGACATCATTGAACCCGCCGTCACAGTGTCGCCCAAGGGCGAGATCGATGTCCCATGGAACAAACCAGGACGAGGATACGAGATCGATCGCGAGCGGATTGAGCGAGTGACGGTTCGCCGGCTACGGCTGCAGGCGTAA
- a CDS encoding GNAT family N-acetyltransferase, whose protein sequence is MTGTDEHALQATTAVEIRCLTELAEFDACVEIETAVWGYDPGDIIPRRMFLLASRIGGQVMGAFAGGTMAGFAMALPGYRHGRPYLHSHMVGVLPGFRNLGLGRKLKLAQREDALSRGFELMEWTFDPLEIKNAHLNIVRLGAIVRRYKRNFYGPSSSPLQGGLPTDRVYAEWWLRSKRVCSVLAGEQPQFEVLEQVSVPAEIYDWKASPAHREEARRVQANNAAALEDAFARGHSVLGYRRNTDGDGTFLLGKWDEPCGF, encoded by the coding sequence TTGACCGGTACGGACGAACACGCGTTGCAGGCCACCACCGCTGTTGAAATACGGTGTCTGACGGAGCTTGCGGAATTCGACGCCTGCGTTGAAATCGAGACTGCAGTGTGGGGCTACGATCCCGGGGATATCATTCCGCGGCGGATGTTTTTGCTGGCCTCGCGCATCGGTGGTCAGGTGATGGGCGCATTCGCGGGCGGCACTATGGCTGGATTCGCGATGGCGCTTCCGGGCTATCGGCACGGCCGTCCTTATTTGCACTCGCACATGGTGGGTGTGCTGCCAGGATTTCGCAATCTGGGCCTCGGACGAAAGCTCAAGCTGGCGCAGCGTGAGGACGCGCTAAGTCGAGGCTTCGAGCTGATGGAGTGGACGTTCGACCCCCTGGAGATAAAGAATGCGCACCTGAACATTGTGCGGCTGGGCGCGATCGTGCGGCGCTACAAACGAAACTTCTATGGGCCGTCCAGTTCGCCGCTGCAGGGTGGATTGCCGACGGACCGCGTCTACGCGGAGTGGTGGTTGCGCTCGAAGCGCGTCTGCAGCGTGCTCGCGGGTGAGCAGCCACAGTTTGAGGTCCTGGAACAGGTGAGTGTGCCGGCGGAGATCTACGACTGGAAGGCTTCGCCTGCACACCGTGAAGAGGCGCGCCGGGTCCAGGCCAACAACGCGGCCGCGCTGGAAGATGCATTCGCGCGCGGGCATTCAGTTCTTGGCTATCGAAGGAATACAGACGGAGATGGTACTTTCTTGCTGGGCAAATGGGATGAACCGTGCGGGTTCTGA